CGGTTTAGATTATTGGAAATATGTATCGATTACATATTACGATAATATTGAATCATTTTTTGAACAAACAGAGGGCCAATACTTTTTACTGACAAAGTTCGGCTCAAAAAAACATACGTCTCAAGATTTTTCAAATGTTGATGAAAACTATTATTTTATTTTCGGGAAAGAAACAACAGGATTACCAGACTGGGTGAAAGATGAGTATGATAATACAGCGTTACGTATCCCGATGAACGAAAATGTACGTGCATTAAACTTATCGAATACTGCAGCAATTTTAGTTTATGAGGCGTTAAGACAACAAAATTATCCGAATTTACAATAGATAGGGACGAATTTCATAACATTGTTCAAAGTTTGAGGTTCGCACAAGAACAAATGTGTAAAAAAGGTTATAATAACAATAACGGAGAACCTTCCGAATGTTCCTCATTTTTTAATGTTTTAATTGATGTTTAAAATGGGTATGTAATTATTAATGTAAAAGACGAGTAGGACAATAGAGGAGTGTACGATAATGGCAATGAATTTTAAAGTATTTAAAGATGCAGAAACAGCAGCAACTTTCACAGCAGATATCTTAAGAAAACAGTTAAATAACAATCCGACATCGATTGTAGGGTTTCATTTGAATCAAGAAGAAGCACCTGTATTAGATGCATTAAAAAAAGATGTCGATCGTCATAGCGTTGATTTCAGTCAAATTCATGTATTGGATTACGACGCGCAACAATCATATTATCAAGCATTAGGTGTCCCAGAAAAACAAATTCACCACGTACCAGAAGATGAAAAAGTGGAAGCATTTATTAAACATCATGCAAAAACAAAAGATAATAAAGGTAAATTGACACTACAAGTCGTGACTATCGATACAGAAGGTCAAATCGGTATTCCTATGAATGACGCCTTATTACCAGCGCGTGAAATTATTGTTGTCGTGACAGGTGCAGCGAAAGCAGAACAAGTGAAGAAATTATACGAAGAAAACGGGAATACAACATTTATTCCTTCAGCATTAAAATCACATCGTATGGTAACTGTTGTCCTTGATGAAGTAGCTGCACAAGGTTTACCTGAAGATGTGCGCAATTACTTTACTTCACTGTACGCATAAGAGAAGAGGTGACGGGCATAATGAAAGACGAACAAAAGCATTATGACAATGAAATGGTTGATAGTTTTGATGATGTCGTGGAGCTCGGGAAAGAAATGGAACAAATTTCTGAAGCGAACGATGAAGAGAAACTCAATCAATCCCATGATTCAAAAGTGCGTTTTGATAAAGACACAAAATAGACTATAATGAGAAGGCTGGTTTCCCATGATGATGGTCCAGTCTTTTTATTTTCTTTCGTGTACGTTAAGACAAATGTGATAAAATGGGAGCGTGTTTAAAAAATGATGAAAGGTGACATACATGAAGTTACATCAGAAATGGATTACGTTAATTATAATTTCGACAATCATCAACTTATTATCGATTAAAGCCTTTCCATTGGCGTTAGGGACGTTATATTTACCGGTATTGTTTAAAATTGTGCAACTCCAACTGAACTTATCCAATGGTTTAGTCGACGATGCACAATCACACGTTCAAACTTTTGTGAAAACGAATCAAAAAGGCATCGTCATCAGTGTTATTTGTTGTATCGCGATAACAGTCGCATTGACGATTTATTTAGATGATTTTTACAATCAATTCAGTGGCTTTTTAGGTTTGTTAATCCAAATCAGTCCGGTCACGATGGTAATAGGCCTTGTTTTGTATATTTTGGCAGCTATTGCAGTCGTTCAAGCTGTGAAACACAAATTTATGCACACTGAAGCGGTAAAAGTTAAAGAATCGACTTCAAATGAATAAATGATGGATTGTTTTCATTGAATTATCCCTTTGTAGAGGCGATGGATTTGTCTTTCAATATGCTACTTTTACATATTGTAGAAATAAGGTTGAGAAATTAATTTTCTCGGCCTTTTTTATTGGAAGAAAAAACGTAATTGCACGCCAATGTTCATTGAATGGCGATTTCGTTTAATGCTATAATTTAAGTGACAAGAATATTCAAAAATTAAAGGGGAGCGAGAGATATGTCAGTAAGAATTGAACAT
Above is a genomic segment from Staphylococcus delphini containing:
- a CDS encoding 6-phosphogluconolactonase — its product is MAMNFKVFKDAETAATFTADILRKQLNNNPTSIVGFHLNQEEAPVLDALKKDVDRHSVDFSQIHVLDYDAQQSYYQALGVPEKQIHHVPEDEKVEAFIKHHAKTKDNKGKLTLQVVTIDTEGQIGIPMNDALLPAREIIVVVTGAAKAEQVKKLYEENGNTTFIPSALKSHRMVTVVLDEVAAQGLPEDVRNYFTSLYA
- a CDS encoding SAS053 family DNA gyrase inhibitor gives rise to the protein MKDEQKHYDNEMVDSFDDVVELGKEMEQISEANDEEKLNQSHDSKVRFDKDTK
- the trmL gene encoding tRNA (uridine(34)/cytosine(34)/5-carboxymethylaminomethyluridine(34)-2'-O)-methyltransferase TrmL, yielding MPIHVVLYQPEIPANTGNIARTCAATDTHLHLIRPLGFSTDDKMLRRAGLDYWKYVSITYYDNIESFFEQTEGQYFLLTKFGSKKHTSQDFSNVDENYYFIFGKETTGLPDWVKDEYDNTALRIPMNENVRALNLSNTAAILVYEALRQQNYPNLQ